One Vigna unguiculata cultivar IT97K-499-35 chromosome 7, ASM411807v1, whole genome shotgun sequence genomic region harbors:
- the LOC114190557 gene encoding uncharacterized protein LOC114190557 — MTMMHVLWFLVFVAAAMQGRTEAVEYSFTNNALSTPGGVRFRDEIGEEYAKQTLDSATQFIWGIFQQNAPADRKNVEKVSLFVDDIDGAAYTINNEIHVSARYVNGYSGDVRIEITGVLYHEMVHVWQWNGNGEGPSGLIEGIADYVRLKANYAPSHWRKAGEGTKWDQGYDVTAHFLDYCESLRSGFVAQLNQKMRTAYNDQFFVDLLGESVDQLWKEYKDKYGNLP, encoded by the coding sequence ATGACGATGATGCATGTGCTTTGGTTCTTAGTGTTCGTAGCTGCTGCAATGCAAGGAAGAACAGAAGCAGTGGAATACAGTTTCACTAACAACGCCCTCTCAACCCCCGGTGGCGTGCGTTTCCGTGACGAGATAGGAGAAGAATACGCGAAGCAGACACTGGACTCAGCCACCCAATTCATATGGGGGATCTTCCAGCAAAACGCCCCTGCTGATAGAAAAAACGTGGAGAAGGTGAGCTTATTCGTGGATGACATCGACGGGGCTGCATATACCATCAACAATGAGATTCACGTGAGTGCAAGGTACGTTAATGGGTATAGTGGGGATGTGAGAATAGAAATCACGGGGGTGTTATATCATGAAATGGTTCATGTTTGGCAGTGGAATGGGAATGGTGAGGGTCCTAGTGGATTAATTGAAGGAATTGCAGATTATGTAAGGCTGAAGGCAAACTATGCACCTAGCCACTGGAGAAAAGCAGGGGAAGGAACAAAATGGGACCAGGGTTATGATGTTACTGCTCATTTTCTTGACTATTGTGAGAGTCTGAGAAGTGGGTTTGTGGCACAACTGAATCAGAAGATGAGAACTGCTTATAATGATCAATTCTTTGTTGATCTATTGGGAGAATCGGTGGATCAGCTTTGGAAAGAGTACAAGGATAAGTATGGGAATCTACCCTAG